From the genome of Natronolimnobius baerhuensis:
CGGTATTGCTGCAGCCGACTATCACGAGCTGGTCCATGCCGAAGCGCCGCAGTTGTCTCCGTCCGGCGAGCGCGTCGCGTTCGTCCGGCGCGGACCCGACGACGGCGAGTCGTATACAGCGACAATTGATGTCGTCCCCGTCGGCGGCGACGAGCCGCGCCAGTTCACTGTAAGCGACGGCGTCGACAGTTCGCCCCGCTGGAGCCCCGACGGCTCATACCTGGCCTTTGCCAGCACCCGCGGCGAGGGCGACCGCCAGCAGCTTTGGGTGCTCCCCACCGACGGCGGCGAAGCCCAGCGCGTGACGAGCGTCGTCGGTGGTATCGGCGACCTCGAGTGGAGTCCGGACGGTTCCCGACTGCTCGTCACCCAGCAGGTCACGGCCGCAGATCGCGAGTCCGAACGGGACCGCACAGTTGACCCGGACTACGAACCCGACGCACCCGATCCACGGGTGATCGACCGCTCGATCTACCGCGCTGGGACCGAGTACCTCGACGGGCGTCGAAGTCACGTCTACGCGCTGGACCTTGAGTCCGCACTCGAGGACGGAGCGGACAGCGGCGATGCGATCACCCGGCTCACCGACGGCGACCGCGATCACGTCGCGCCGACCTGGGGTGACGACGAGACGATCTACTACGCGCGCAAGCTCCCCGAAAACGGCGATCCGGACGACTCGCTTCGGTACGAACTGCTCGAGTACGACCTCGAGGAGGGGTCCGAACAGGCGTTTACGGAGACGACCGGCTGGCTCGGTCCCGGTGCGATTGATGCGACCGAGGACGGCCGCGTCGCGTTCGCGTTCACGCCCGAAGAGAACGCGTCGATGCGCCAGACGGAGATTCGAGTCCACGACCGCACGGACGGGACGGAGGGAACGCCAACTGCGCCGCTGGATCGAACGATTGGCCATCGCTGCGGGTTCGAGTGGGCACCGGGGGGTGACCAGCTCTACGTTACGACACCCGATTCGGGGGCGCGAACGCTCTGGTCGGTGCCCGGCGACGGGAGCACGGAGCCGACGGCGGTCTACCGCGACGGCACAATCGCAGGGTTTTCAGTCGGCACCGACGCCGTCGCGTTCGTCCAGAGCGAGTGGGACCATCCCGGCGACGTGTTCGTGACGACCCGCGCCGGCGCGGAAACGCATCGACTCACGCGGGTCAACGACGACTACCTCGCGGATCGGGCGGTCCGCCAGCCCGAGGAAGTTCGATTCGAAAGCGATGACGGCACGGAGATCCAGGGCTGGGTGCTCACGCCGCCCGCGTTCGACGCCGACGCCTCGCCCGGTGAGACGTACCCGCTGGCGGTCGAAATCCACGGCGGCCCCCACGCCCACTGGACGACGTCGGGAACGATGTGGCACGAGTTCCAGTCGCTCGCAGCAGCGGGCTACGTCGTCTTCTGGTGTAACCCGCGGGGGTCGACGGGCTACGGCGAGGACTACGCCATGGCAATCGAGCGCGATTGGGGAGCTGTCACGCTCGAGGATGTCCTCGCCGGCGTCGATCACGTCTGCGAGCAAGAGTACGTCGACGACGAGGAGGTGTTCGTCACCGGCGGCAGCTTCGGCGGGTTCATGACCGCCTGGGCGGTGGGCAACACCGACCGCTTTACGGCCGCCGTCTCCCAGCGTGGCGTCTACGACCTCACGGGTTTCTACGGCTCGACGGACGCGTTCACACTGATCGAAGGCGATTTCGGGACGACGCCGTGGGACGAACCCGAGTTCCTTTGGGAGCGCTCGCCTGTTTCCCATGTGCCCGAAGTCGACACGCCGACACTCGTGATGCACTCGGATCAGGACTACCGGACGCCCGCGAACACGGCCGAACTGTTCTACCTCGGCCTCAAGAAACACGGCGTCGACACCCGTATGGTCCGGTATCCTCGAGAGGGCCACGAACTCTCCCGCTCGGGCGAACCCGCCCACGTCGTCGACCGCCTCGAGCGAACCACCCGCTGGTTCGACGGCTACTCCGAGTACAGCGACGCCCCGCCGGCGCTCGAGCGCGGTCGTGGCGACGGCCTGTCGGCCGCTGAAACCGATGACGGCGATGAGAGCGACGGCAGCGACTCGAGCGAGTAGCTGTCCAGTTGCACGTCCCGCCGCGAGCCATCCAGTGACGGGGTAACGACTACGGTCTCGAGTCAGCTATATGTGGTATGGACAAGAACGTCGGCGGCTACGACCGGCCGCTGCGATTCCTCCTCGGTGCGGCGTTACTCACGTACGGCTATCAGAATCGGGAGCGAACGATTGGGACGCTCGCGTTCGTCGCCGGCAGCGACATTTTCGCGACCGCTGTCATCCAGCGCTGTCCGCTGAACGCGCTCTTTGGGATCAACACCTGCGGCGAGACATAGGAGGAGAGAGTAGTGTGAGTTCTGTATTCAGGAGTGCAGTTGAAATTGAGTGAGGCAGTCCGGTCACTACACGCGCGAATCGAACACGAGCATTCGCGCGAACGAGCGGTCCGAAGGACCCGGTAGTGAGAGCGATTCCCCGGTCGAGCGAAGCGAGACCGGCTTTTTGGCATGAACGGGTTTTCGTCAAGCGGTGCGCGAAGCGCACCCGAGGCGAAAAGAGGTTCGCCTATACTGATCGCGAGTTGTAGGCCACACTGAACACCGAACCCGTACTCCACGCTCCTGTTCAGACGAGTGACTCCCTCGAGTGCCGTTTCGAAACACCGATACCACCAGCGCAAGACCAGTCGGCTATGGATCCAACCGTAATGCTGCCGCCAAAGCCGGACGAGCGCTGGACGATTGCCAAGCAACTCGGCCTTGACACGGCCGTCGTCCGCTTCTGGGGCCACGACGGCGAGTGGTGGGACTACGAGACGCTCATGCAGACGACGACGCGATTCGAGGACCACGGCTTTTCGCTGGATGTCGTCGAAGACCGCCCGCCGATGAACAAAACGGTGCTCGGCGAGGAGGGTCGCGACGAGGAGATCGAGACCGTCAAGACGCTCATTGAGAACATGGGCCGACTCGGCATCGACACCTACTGCTGGGTCTGGACCGAGAACCCGGTCGGCGTGATCCGCACCTCCGATTCGATGCCCGGTCGCGGCGGCTCCCAGCGCATCGGCTACGACAACGAGTGGATGGACCGTGCGCCCGAACACCCCGCAGCCGATATCACCGAAGACGAGCTGTGGGAGAACCTCGAGTACTTCCTCGACGAGGTCGTCCCCGTCGCAGAAGAGTACGGTGTCAACCTCGCGTTGCACCCCGACGACCCGCCACGCTCGCCGGTTCGTGGCGTCCCGCGGATCGTCAAATCCGCCGAGGACTACCGCCGAATTCTCGATCTGCACGACAGCCCACGCCACGGCGTGACTTTCTGTCAGGGCAACTTCTCGGCGATGGAGACTGACACCATCGAGGCGATCCGCGAATTCGGCGACCGCATCCACTTCGTCCACTTCCGCGACGTCGAGGGCGACGCTGACTCGTTCGTCGAAACCTGGCACGACGACGGCCCAACCGACATGCGTGCTGCGATGGACGCCTATCAGGAGGTCGGCTTCGACGGCCCGATCCGACCCGACCACGTCCCGCGAATGGTCGGCGAGGACGACCGCGAGGACGCCATGTCCGGCTACACCGACATGGGACGGCTGTTCTCGATTGGATACATTAAGGGCCTGCTCGAGTAACGCGGTTCACCTCTATCTGCCGTCGAAAATACTCTCTCGTTGTCTCCTCGCTGTGGCGACTCCGAATGTGCACATATCTGCGAGGTGCGAAGATATATTGTGCACGGTTGCGTACAGTCAGCTATGACTGCGTTCGATCCCGCTCCAGAATCCGACGCTGCCACGCAGCGGTGGCAAGCGGGCACGGATACGTTCGGCCGGGTCTACAATGTCGCACTCGGCGTTACCTCACCTACCGCGTACACCGAAATCGCAACCCTCGCAGATTGCTCTCCAAACGCTGCCAAAAAGCATCTCGAGCGGTTAGCCGAGATGGGGATCGTTCGCGCAGACGTCGACAGTCGTCCCGCCCAGTACGAACGAAACGACGGCTATCTCGAGTGGCAAGACACCAGCCGGATTGCCGACGAACTCACGACCGACGAAATCATTGATCGCGTGGCGACGCTGGAAGCGGAACGTGCGGCGTACGAGGACCAGTTCGGAACGACCGACCCGACTAGGGTCTCCGTGTTCGACGACGACCACGACGACCATGCCGTCCACGAGCGAATGACTGCGATCTCCGAATGGCAGGGAATCATTCGCGATATTCGGCTGTACGAACTCGCTCGACAGCTCGCAGAGAACGACGGGCATTTGCTTCCAGCCTGAATGACGCCGCCCGACTCGGAGTCCCCACCCGACTCGACAGGACCGCTGGATCGCCAGACGTTGCAATTGCTCGAGCGTCAGCTTGCGTCAGATCCGCTCGTTGCGACGACTGCCCTCGACCCAGATTCGTACGAACCGCGGCTCCTCAGTGCATCGCTCGAACAGGACCGCTATCCGAAGTCGATAGCAGCGGCTCGAGTTGACATCCGCTGGTTCACGACGGCTGATTTTACATTCCACTATATCGAGGACCACGACGATGGAGACCAGTGGGAATGCCGCTGGGATCGCCACCCCAACACGCACAATTCCCGGTTGCATTTCCATCAGCCACCAACTGCAACCCAGGTCACTGATCTCGACCTTCCCTCGCTTCACCCACTCGAGGTATACTCGACAGTACTTACTGCAATCGAACAGCGCCTCGAGAAAGTCTGGTCCGAATAAAATCCGCGCTGGTCAGGTCGTCCGGAACGCTCGGTCGCCAGCGTCGCCAAGTCCCGGTACGATGAAGCCGTCGTCGTCCAGATGGTCGTCAATCGAGACCGTCAGCAGGTCGACCTCGTCGAACTGGTTGTCGACGCGCAGCAGGCCCTCGGGTGCCGAAACCGCCGAGAGGACGATCATGTTCTCCGGGTCAGGCGAGTTCTCGATGACGTGCTCGAGGACGGTACACATCGTCGACCCGGTCGCGAGCATTGGATCGGCGATGATCACGGTGTCGTCTTCGGTGATCTCGGGCAGTTTCACGTAGTCGACGGAGATCGGGAACGAGCCGTCGTCCTCACGCCCGGCTTCCTCATCACGACTCGCGCTGATGACGCCCTGGCGAGCGCGCGGGAAGGCTTTCAGGAGTCCTTCGACGAACGGTGTTGCCGCGCGAAGCACGTTGATAATCACGACGTCGTC
Proteins encoded in this window:
- a CDS encoding S9 family peptidase, with the protein product MNGIAAADYHELVHAEAPQLSPSGERVAFVRRGPDDGESYTATIDVVPVGGDEPRQFTVSDGVDSSPRWSPDGSYLAFASTRGEGDRQQLWVLPTDGGEAQRVTSVVGGIGDLEWSPDGSRLLVTQQVTAADRESERDRTVDPDYEPDAPDPRVIDRSIYRAGTEYLDGRRSHVYALDLESALEDGADSGDAITRLTDGDRDHVAPTWGDDETIYYARKLPENGDPDDSLRYELLEYDLEEGSEQAFTETTGWLGPGAIDATEDGRVAFAFTPEENASMRQTEIRVHDRTDGTEGTPTAPLDRTIGHRCGFEWAPGGDQLYVTTPDSGARTLWSVPGDGSTEPTAVYRDGTIAGFSVGTDAVAFVQSEWDHPGDVFVTTRAGAETHRLTRVNDDYLADRAVRQPEEVRFESDDGTEIQGWVLTPPAFDADASPGETYPLAVEIHGGPHAHWTTSGTMWHEFQSLAAAGYVVFWCNPRGSTGYGEDYAMAIERDWGAVTLEDVLAGVDHVCEQEYVDDEEVFVTGGSFGGFMTAWAVGNTDRFTAAVSQRGVYDLTGFYGSTDAFTLIEGDFGTTPWDEPEFLWERSPVSHVPEVDTPTLVMHSDQDYRTPANTAELFYLGLKKHGVDTRMVRYPREGHELSRSGEPAHVVDRLERTTRWFDGYSEYSDAPPALERGRGDGLSAAETDDGDESDGSDSSE
- a CDS encoding YgaP family membrane protein, with the protein product MDKNVGGYDRPLRFLLGAALLTYGYQNRERTIGTLAFVAGSDIFATAVIQRCPLNALFGINTCGET
- a CDS encoding mannonate dehydratase — its product is MDPTVMLPPKPDERWTIAKQLGLDTAVVRFWGHDGEWWDYETLMQTTTRFEDHGFSLDVVEDRPPMNKTVLGEEGRDEEIETVKTLIENMGRLGIDTYCWVWTENPVGVIRTSDSMPGRGGSQRIGYDNEWMDRAPEHPAADITEDELWENLEYFLDEVVPVAEEYGVNLALHPDDPPRSPVRGVPRIVKSAEDYRRILDLHDSPRHGVTFCQGNFSAMETDTIEAIREFGDRIHFVHFRDVEGDADSFVETWHDDGPTDMRAAMDAYQEVGFDGPIRPDHVPRMVGEDDREDAMSGYTDMGRLFSIGYIKGLLE
- a CDS encoding DUF7342 family protein, with the protein product MTAFDPAPESDAATQRWQAGTDTFGRVYNVALGVTSPTAYTEIATLADCSPNAAKKHLERLAEMGIVRADVDSRPAQYERNDGYLEWQDTSRIADELTTDEIIDRVATLEAERAAYEDQFGTTDPTRVSVFDDDHDDHAVHERMTAISEWQGIIRDIRLYELARQLAENDGHLLPA
- the upp gene encoding uracil phosphoribosyltransferase, with the protein product MTIEDRDDAYLVTHALAKHTLSQLRDVETEQVSFRKGLVKLGRICGYEIIDGRMETEYVEIDTPLEPTMGEQVRGLDDVVIINVLRAATPFVEGLLKAFPRARQGVISASRDEEAGREDDGSFPISVDYVKLPEITEDDTVIIADPMLATGSTMCTVLEHVIENSPDPENMIVLSAVSAPEGLLRVDNQFDEVDLLTVSIDDHLDDDGFIVPGLGDAGDRAFRTT